The following proteins are encoded in a genomic region of Arachis ipaensis cultivar K30076 chromosome B02, Araip1.1, whole genome shotgun sequence:
- the LOC107625973 gene encoding glutathione S-transferase 2 isoform X2, whose amino-acid sequence MIVLYSYWLSSCSWRIRFALCLKGIPYEYKAVDLVKGEQFSPEFEKLNPLHCVPVLADDHVVVSDSYAIFLYLEEKYTQKPLLPVDPQIRALNLQIASMINSSIQPYHMISALLLRSYRRMLLENMQQENISTWLMYSWLHRLCKQLIGLIWVNTQIVPERLRDLHFRPRMIFLIKLVPER is encoded by the exons atGATTGTGTTGTACTCTTATTGGTTAAGCTCATGCTCATGGCGTATCCGCTTTGCTTTGTGCCTCAAAG GGATTCCTTATGAGTATAAAGCAGTGGATCTTGTAAAAGGGGAACAGTTTAGTCCAG AGTTTGAGAAATTGAACCCTCTCCATTGTGTTCCGGTATTAGCTGATGATCATGTGGTGGTTTCAGACTCTTATGCAATATTTCTG TATTTGGAGGAAAAGTATACTCAAAAGCCACTTTTGCCAGTTGATCCTCAGATCCGAGCTCTCAATCTTCAG ATAGCAAGTATGATTAACTCCAGCATTCAACCTTATCATATGATTAGTGCTTTG cTCTTGAGAAGTTATAGAAGGATGTTGCTGGAAAATATGCAACAGGAGAACATATCTACATG GCTGATGTATTCTTGGCTCCACAGATTATGCAAGCAGTTAATAGGTTTGATAtgggttaatactcaaattgTCCCTGAAAGATTACGCGATCTTCATTTTCGTCctcgaatgatttttttaatcaaattagtccctgaaagataa
- the LOC107625973 gene encoding glutathione S-transferase 1 isoform X3: MIVLYSYWLSSCSWRIRFALCLKGIPYEYKAVDLVKGEQFSPEFEKLNPLHCVPVLADDHVVVSDSYAIFLYLEEKYTQKPLLPVDPQIRALNLQIASMINSSIQPYHMISALKDMEKMFGAETKQWAQYKIDKGFLALEKL, translated from the exons atGATTGTGTTGTACTCTTATTGGTTAAGCTCATGCTCATGGCGTATCCGCTTTGCTTTGTGCCTCAAAG GGATTCCTTATGAGTATAAAGCAGTGGATCTTGTAAAAGGGGAACAGTTTAGTCCAG AGTTTGAGAAATTGAACCCTCTCCATTGTGTTCCGGTATTAGCTGATGATCATGTGGTGGTTTCAGACTCTTATGCAATATTTCTG TATTTGGAGGAAAAGTATACTCAAAAGCCACTTTTGCCAGTTGATCCTCAGATCCGAGCTCTCAATCTTCAG ATAGCAAGTATGATTAACTCCAGCATTCAACCTTATCATATGATTAGTGCTTTG AAAGATATGGAGAAAATGTTTGGTGCTGAAACAAAACAGTGGGCACAATATAAGATTGACAAAGGTTTCTTGG cTCTTGAGAAGTTATAG
- the LOC107625973 gene encoding glutathione S-transferase 2 isoform X1 has translation MIVLYSYWLSSCSWRIRFALCLKGIPYEYKAVDLVKGEQFSPEFEKLNPLHCVPVLADDHVVVSDSYAIFLYLEEKYTQKPLLPVDPQIRALNLQIASMINSSIQPYHMISALIWRKCLVLKQNSGHNIRLTKVSWLLRSYRRMLLENMQQENISTWLMYSWLHRLCKQLIGLIWVNTQIVPERLRDLHFRPRMIFLIKLVPER, from the exons atGATTGTGTTGTACTCTTATTGGTTAAGCTCATGCTCATGGCGTATCCGCTTTGCTTTGTGCCTCAAAG GGATTCCTTATGAGTATAAAGCAGTGGATCTTGTAAAAGGGGAACAGTTTAGTCCAG AGTTTGAGAAATTGAACCCTCTCCATTGTGTTCCGGTATTAGCTGATGATCATGTGGTGGTTTCAGACTCTTATGCAATATTTCTG TATTTGGAGGAAAAGTATACTCAAAAGCCACTTTTGCCAGTTGATCCTCAGATCCGAGCTCTCAATCTTCAG ATAGCAAGTATGATTAACTCCAGCATTCAACCTTATCATATGATTAGTGCTTTG ATATGGAGAAAATGTTTGGTGCTGAAACAAAACAGTGGGCACAATATAAGATTGACAAAGGTTTCTTGG cTCTTGAGAAGTTATAGAAGGATGTTGCTGGAAAATATGCAACAGGAGAACATATCTACATG GCTGATGTATTCTTGGCTCCACAGATTATGCAAGCAGTTAATAGGTTTGATAtgggttaatactcaaattgTCCCTGAAAGATTACGCGATCTTCATTTTCGTCctcgaatgatttttttaatcaaattagtccctgaaagataa